From the genome of Phaenicophaeus curvirostris isolate KB17595 chromosome 6, BPBGC_Pcur_1.0, whole genome shotgun sequence, one region includes:
- the EOMES gene encoding eomesodermin homolog, whose product MQLGEPLLAAAGGTLPGAPFYPLEGGGGGRSRGPPASPPRLDLDKAPKKFGAAPAMLGEAEPGEQPPFAPPKPDGRKAAPCGDEEPPPPPPAAARYPADGLSPERYYLQSPGPPGAELGGPCSLFPYPAAAQPGSVYQPPGAPRYPYGSVLSPGGFAGAVCPAGARAQFGGGGGYQYGQAAAGGPLYGPYPAASGSCGALGALGVPAAGPGLRAQVFLCNRPLWLKFHRHQTEMIITKQGRRMFPFLSFNITGLNPTAHYNVFVEVVLADPNHWRFQGGKWVTCGKADNNMQGNKVYVHPESPNTGAHWMRQEISFGKLKLTNNKGANNNNAQMIVLQSLHKYQPRLHIVEVTEDGVEDLNDSSKTQTFIFPETQFIAVTAYQNTDITQLKIDHNPFAKGFRDNYDSMYTASENDRLTPSPTDSPRSHQIVPGARYSVQPFFQEQFVNNLPPARFYNGERTVPQTNGLLSPQQNEEVASPPQRWFVTPVQQPSSNKLDMNSYETEYSPSTLLPYGIKSLPLQTSHALGYYPEPTFPSMTGWGSRGSYQRKMTTGLSWTSRTSPPSFSEDQLSKEKVKEEIGSSWIETPPSIKSLDSNDSGVYTGACKRRRLSPSTSSNENSPTMKCEDINAEDYSKDTSKGMGYYAFYTSS is encoded by the exons ATGCAGCTGGGCGAGCCGCTGCTGGCGGCCGCGGGGGGGACCCTGCCGGGCGCCCCCTTCTACCCGCTggagggcggcgggggcggcagGTCGCGGGGTCCCCCCGCCTCGCCGCCGCGCCTCGACCTGGACAAGGCGCCCAAGAAGTTCGGCGCGGCCCCCGCCATGCTGGGCGAGGCGGAGCCCGGGGAGCAGCCGCCCTTCGCCCCGCCGAAGCCCGACGGCCGCAAGGCCGCCCCGTGCGGGGAcgaggagccgccgccgccgccccccgccgccgcccggtACCCCGCGGACGGGCTCAGCCCCGAGCGCTACTACCTGCAGTCCCCGGGGCCGCCCGGCGCCGAGCTGGGGGGACCGTGCTCCCTGTTCCCCTACCCGGCGGCGGCGCAGCCCGGCTCGGTGTACCAGCCCCCCGGGGCCCCGCGGTACCCGTACGGGTCGGTGCTGTCGCCGGGCGGCTTCGCCGGCGCCGTGTGCCCCGCCGGGGCCCGGGCGCAGTTCGGAGGGGGCGGCGGGTACCAGTACGGGCAGGCGGCGGCCGGGGGGCCCCTCTACGGGCCGTACCCGGCGGCCTCGGGGTCCTGCGGGGCGCTCGGGGCGCTGGGGGTGCCGGCCGCCGGCCCGGGGCTGCGGGCGCAGGTTTTCCTCTGCAACCGGCCCCTCTGGCTCAAGTTCCACCGGCACCAGACCGAGATGATCATCACCAAGCAGGGCCG GAGGATGTTCCCGTTCCTGAGCTTTAACATCACCGGCCTCAACCCCACCGCTCACTACAACGTCTTCGTGGAGGTGGTGCTGGCGGATCCCAACCACTGGCGCTTCCAGGGGGGCAAGTGGGTGACCTGCGGCAAAGCTGACAACAACATGCAAG GCAACAAGGTCTACGTGCACCCCGAGTCGCCCAACACTGGCGCTCACTGGATGAGGCAGGAGATTTCTTTCGGGAAACTGAAGCTAACGAACAATAAAGGTGCCAACAACAACAACGCGCAG ATGATAGTACTGCAGTCTCTACACAAGTACCAGCCCCGGCTTCACATTGTGGAAGTGACTGAAGACGGTGTTGAAGATCTGAACGATTCCTCAAAGactcaaacatttattttccctgaaaCGCAGTTCATAGCAGTCACAGCGTATCAGAACACCGAT ATAACCCAGCTCAAAATTGACCATAATCCTTTTGCAAAAGGCTTCAGAGACAACTATGACTC CATGTACACAGCTTCAGAAAATGACAGATTAACTCCATCTCCTACGGATTCTCCTAGATCCCACCAGATTGTCCCTGGTGCCCGATACAGTGTGCAACCGTTCTTCCAAGAACAGTTTGTCAACAACCTGCCCCCAGCCAGGTTTTATAACGGTGAGAGAACCGTCCCTCAGACAAACGGCTTGCTCTCCCCGCAGCAGAACGAAGAGGTGGCCAGCCCTCCTCAGCGATGGTTTGTTACGCCTGTACAGCAGCCTAGCTCCAACAAATTGGACATGAACTCCTACGAGACGGAGTATTCTCCAAGCACCTTGCTCCCTTACGGCATTAAATCTCTCCCCCTTCAGACATCCCATGCCCTGGGGTACTACCCTGAACCGACATTTCCATCCATGACAGGCTGGGGGAGCCGGGGCTCTTACCAGAGAAAAATGACAACAGGATTATCCTGGACCTCCAGAACAAGTCCTCCAAGTTTCTCTGAAGATCAGCTTTCCAAGGAGAAGGTGAAGGAAGAAATTGGCTCATCCTGGATAGAGACTCCACCCTCCATTAAGTCTCTAGATTCAAACGATTCTGGGGTCTACACGGGTGCTTGTAAGAGAAGGCGGCTCTCCCCTAGCACTTCCAGCAATGAAAATTCCCCGACTATGAAATGTGAGGACATCAATGCTGAGGACTATAGCAAAGACACTTCAAAAGGCATGGGCTACTACGCCTTCTATACTAGTTCTTAA